CGCCTTCCCATTCCATCGCCACAACAGGACCAGACGTTAAAAAGTCGACTAGCTCTCCAAAGAACGGCTTTTCCTTATGTTCCGCATAATGCGATTGTGCAACTTCCACTGATGGTGTCAACAATTCAAGACGATTCAACGTATAGCCTTTTTGTTCGAAGCGCGAGATGATTTCCCCAATCAATCCACGTTTCACGCCATCCGGTTTCACCATTAAAAATGTTTTTTCCATTTCCCTAATCCCCCTAAATCGATCTGTGTACCATGTACGTTATTAGTTTACACGGTCATCACCATTATTGAAAGGGTTTACAAGGTGCCGATTACCATTTTCGTTTCCCGATGTACTCGGCAATCTCGATGAGGGAGCGTTTGTCGACCACGTCCGGTAACCCGTCAAGACGTCGGATCGCCCGGTTCACATAACGGTCGATCGTCCGTTGGCTCCGCTCGAGCGTCCCGTTGCGTTGCACTTCACGAACGAGCGTGTGCGTCAAAGCATAATCAGACGAATGACTGACTTGTTGCAACCGATCGAAAAATTCCGGATTTTCCGCTGAATAGAAGAGCGGTAGCGTTTTATGGCCGTGTTTCAAATCTTCACCGACCGGTTTTCCGAGTTGGAAACTTTTTGCGGTGAAGTCGAGCAAGTCGTCCGTCATTTGAAACGCCATCCCGATATCATAGCCGAACAACCGCAGCTGTTTGACAACGTCAGGAGAGGCTCCCGAGACGACGGCACCAGCCGCACAACTCGTCTCGATCAACAGCGCCGTCTTGCGGGCGATGCGGTCGAGATATCGTTTCGGAGACTGGGCCCAGTCATATTGATCTTGGATTTGATTGATCTCCCCGACACAGATCAGTTCCATCGTTTCAGCCATGATTTGCATCACGTCTGGGGAATCGATCTCAGAGACGAGCCGAATCGCTTCACCGAACAACGTATTACCGGTGTACATCGCGACCCGTTCATCGTAACGTTCCATGACGGTCGGTTTGCCGCGGCGCAATGTGGCGTCATCGATGACGTCGTCATGAACGAGCGAGGCCATATGAATCAATTCTAGACTCGCCGCCACTTTCGTCAATCGGATGTCTTTCGTCTGTCCGAATCCGGCGCTAAGCAGGACGAACGCCGGCCGAATCCGCTTCCCGCCCGCGTCTAACAGTTGTTTCGAAGCCGCTTCGATGACCGGATGATCGGTTTGGACTCGCGTCGACAAGAACCGGTCAATCTGTTCAATCTCTCGGTTCATGTGGCGATAAAGTCGCTTCAAAGACATCGGTCACCACTTCTTTCCTAAGTGCATGGCACACGCACCGCCGGAGAACGCCTTCACTTCGACTTGTTCGAATCCTGCCGTCTCAAACATCCGTTTTAGTGTCAACCGGTCCGGGAATTGATCGGTCGATTCTTGGAGCCACTTATATTGATCATACGAGCCGGCAAACACTTTACCGAACAGTGGCATGACCGACCCAAAGTAAAATCGATATAGCTCGCTGAAGAGCGGTGCCGTCGGTTGGCTCGTCTCGAGACAGACGACCGTCCCACCCGGCTTCAACACCCGGTGCATCTCACGGAGCACCGTCATATAGTCCGGGACGTTGCGAAGACCAAAACCGATCGTCACATAGTCGAACGAGTGATCGCCGAACGGCAATGCCATCGCGTTACCATGGATGAGTTCGATTGTCGGATATTCTTCCACTTTCTCTTGTCCGACCGCGAGCATGTTCTCGGAGAAATCTAGACCTTTGACGACACCGGTATTCCCGGCCGCCTCGGCGAGTTGAATCGTCCAATCAGCCGTCCCGCAACAGACGTCGAGACATTTAGCCCCTGGGAACACTTGCATGCGACGCATTGTCGCTTTGCGCCACCATTTATGCAAACGGAAGCTGATGATCGAGTTCATCGTATCGTAGCTCGGTGAGATTGATTGAAACACGTCATATACTTTTTGCTCTTTTTCTTTCGGTTGCAATACGTAACATCCTTTCCGTTCTAAGCGACAGCGTGCGCCAGGAGCGTCGATAGCTGTTCTCGTTGTTCTTGGCGCAGTTCCGCCGCCTTTCGTTCGATGATCGTTTTTCCGTATGCGGTCAAGTAAGCCTGACCGATCACTTCAGAAAACGTTTTGATCAATCCGAAGTTCGCTTCCATCCACGTCGTGACAGGTACGTCTGCGTCTAACGCAAGTGTACATTTCGCCCCATTGACGAGCTGGACCGTCCGGCCGAAGCAATTGCTATAATCGGCAGGAAACAGGGCCAGAATTTTATAAAATTGAGCCGAGGCATAATCGCCGGCGAGCACTTTCAATTGCCGCTCGAGCGATCCGTTCGGACTATCCTTTACTTGATCGTGCAGTTCGAGCGCTTGGTGCGCAAAATACGTCGCAAGCACGAGCTGACGTTGTTGATTCGATTCGATTTCAATCATCTCGACCATCCAACGAAGTAAAGGCATGTCGACTGCGGGTACAATCTCGTGTCTCGTCAAATACGGATGGGTCATGCGTTCTTCGATTTGACGAGCAAGGTCGGTGACAACGGTTTCGTATGTCATCTGTTCCATGCTATTCCCCCTCGTCCTCTTCGTTGTCATTCTGACATAGTATAGCACATTTTTGTCACATTCACGCCATGTGAACTCGCTTTCCACCACAAAAAAAGCCGCCTTTCGGCGACTTATGTATTGCACATTATTTGACCGCATCTTTGAGCGCTTTACCTGCTTTGAAGGCAGGAACTTTGCTCGCCGGGATTTCGATATCTTCTTTCGTACGTGGGTTACGGCCTTTACGGGCAGCACGTTCACGAACTTCAAAAGTACCAAAACCGATCAATTGAATTTTATCACCGTTTTGGAGTGCTTCAGTGATAGATTCGAATGTAGCTTCTACAACTTGTGTAGCTTCTTTTTTCGAAACGTTGGCTTTCTCCGCAACTGCTTGGATCAATTCAGTTTTGTTCATCACGATTCACCTCCTCTCACAGGGAGTTTACGGGATTAATCATATCGTACAAACGTTGATATGACAACATTTTTTAAGTGAAAAGCCCATATTCGACCCGTTCCGACGATCAGTTGTTTAAAAACTCGACCTCACCTTGTTCATTAATCGTGTACCCTTGCGAATAAGCAGGGGCGAACGGGGAGTCATTATAGAGCAAATACCGAATGTCTTCCCCGACTTTCGGCTCTACATCCGTGTTCTCAAGGGCGGCTTCAAGGTCGGTCCGGTAATCGACAAATAATTGCCCGGTCCCGTCGACATAGATTGGCAACTCGGTATCGGTGTATGGACTCGGGACCGTCGGTTCTTCTGAGACGAAGATGAGATCATAATCGATCGTGAATTGATTCTTGCCGACCGACCCGTCAAACGGAAATTTCCCTTCTTTGGCCCGAAAGGCGTTAATGTTCGTCTGTAATGTTTGCAACCGTTCGGTCACGCGCAAATCAATGAGCTTGACGGTAGGGTCGGTCTCGGCGTCGACAAGGACATATAAGAACAAGCCGCCCCCTTCGAAACTGTTCACCGGCGGATCGGCCAAATAACCAGGCACGAGACGGGCGAATTCGATCGGGTAACGCTCCATGAGAGGCGTTTCAGCCGGTTTCGTTTTGATTGGCAAGACACCGGTCGTCTCTTTGAACGAATCAACGGCCGTCTGGACCGATGTCAATTGATCTTCATACGGCACGTTATCGACCCGGTTCGAGTCCGGGAACATACATCCACTGAGCACGGTCGCCGCCAAAAGACTAGCGACCAACAAAATCCGTTTCACGTGTTATCCTCCTGTCGGTCCTGAAGCGACCACATAAATCATGATGATCGTTCCAAATAAAAATATGACGAATGCGATGACGCGGACGAGCGCCGCGAACCATCCCGATAGCTTCGTATGGCTGATTGCCACCATAAGCGCGGCGATGGCAAACGCTCCAATCCCCGCAAATGAAATCCACATCTTGATGAGTGACGGTGTCACGTCTATCCCCTCGACTTTCTCTTTAATTCTTTCTCCGTACATAAGTGTAGCAAAAAAAACAAAGGAACTGAACGAAAACGTCAGTCCCTTTGCTCTTCGCCGCCTTCGAAATGGAATACTTCTTCCATCTCATGCTTTTGCGGGCGTCTCATTAACTTTTGTACTTCATCATGCGGGCTCTTGCCTTCGAACAATACGTTGTAAAGGGCTTCCGTGATCGGCATCTCGACACCGGCTTCCCGAGCGAGCGTATGCGCCGCCTCACAGGCACGAACACCTTCGACGACCATTCCCATATGACCGAGCACGTCCTCGAGTTTTTCACCACGGCCGATCGCGTTCCCGGCACGCCAGTTACGGCTATGCTGGGACGTGGCCGTGACGATTAAATCCCCAATCCCGGTCAATCCCGAGAACGAGGCCGGGTTGGCACCGAGTTTGACCCCGAGTCGCGCGATTTCAACGATCCCGCGCGTCATGAGGGCCGCTTTGGCATTATCGCCGTAACCGAGGCCGTCCGTCATCCCCGCAGCGAGCGCGATGATGTTTTTAAGGGCACCACCATACTCCGCTCCGATGACGTCCGAGTTCAAATACACCCGGAACTGATCGTTCGTGAGCAACTCTTGAATCTCATCGGCCACATCCAAATCCTCGCAGGCGATCGTGATGGTCGTCAATTTACGGACCGCCACTTCTTCCGCGTGGGTCGGGCCGGTCAAAACACCGATGGCCCGGCGTTTCGCCGGATCGATTTCTTCGGCGATGATCTCCGACAGACGTTTGTGCGTCTTCGGTTCGATCCCTTTAGCGGCGTGGACAAGAACGGCCGGCTCTGTGAGAAGTGCGTTCAACTCACGAGACACCGGACGAATCGCCGAGCTCGGGACGACGAGGAACACGATGGAGCGGCCGGCGACCGCTTCTGCCAAGTCCGTCGTCGCTCGAATCGAGGTCGGTAACGGCGCATCTTTCAAATACGTCGAATTCGTGTGGTCGGTATTGATTTCATGCACATGCTCTTCTTCACGTCCATAAAGCAGGACGTCGTGTCCGTTGTCAGCGAGGACGAGTGATAACGCCGTTCCCCAGCTCCCTGCGCCGATGACAGCAACTTTTGCCATAGAAGGCACCCCCATTACTAGTTTTTCTGACGCGCCACGATATGAATCGGTGTACCAGTGAAGTCAAATGCGCGGCGAATCTGGTTGTCTAGATAACGTTTGTACGAGAAGTGAAGCAACTCTGGGTCGTTGACGAACAACACGAACGTCGGCGGCTCGATGGCCACTTGCGTCGCGTAGTTGATCTTGAGTCGCTGTCCTTTGTCCGTCGGTGTCGGGTTCATCGCGACCGCGTCGACAATGACGTCGTTCAACACGCTCGTCGAGATCCGACGACGGTGCGACTCGGCCACTTCCTTGATGACCGGAAGCAACGTCTGAAGACGTTTCGACGTGAGAGCCGACAAAAATACGATCGGCGCGTAGTCGAGGAACAAGAACTCTTTACGAATCTTCTCTTCCATCTTCTTCATCGTCTTATCGTCTTTGTCGACGGCATCCCACTTGTTGACGACGAGCACGATGGCTTTCCCCGCTTCGTGGGCGAGGCCGGCGACGCGTTTGTCTTGCTCGATGATGCCTTCTTCGCCGTCGATGACGACGAGGACTACGTTCGAACGTTCGATTGCCTTTTGGGCACGCATGACGCTATAACGCTCGGTTGATTCATACACTTTTCCGCGTTTACGCATACCGGCCGTATCGATGATGACGTACTCTTGCCCATCCCGTGTGAACGGTGTATCGATCGCATCACGAGTCGTCCCCGCGATATCCGAGACGATGACGCGTTCTTCACCGAGAATCGCATTCGTCAAGCTCGATTTCCCAACGTTCGGACGTCCGATGAGCGAAAACTGGATGACTTCTTCATTGTATTCATAGTCATCTTTATCTGGCGCCAAATCGAGAACTTTGTCGAGCAAGTCTCCAAGCCCGAGTCCGTGTGTCCCCGAAATCGGGAACGGATCGCCGAATCCGAGCGAATAGAACTCATACATGAGTTCGCGCATCTCGAAGTTATCGACTTTGTTGACGGCGAGGACGATCGGTTTGTTCGAACGGAACAACAAGTTCGCCACTTCTTCGTCTGCCGCTGTAATGCCTTCGCGTCCGTTCACCATGAAAATGATAACGTCCGCCTCATCGATCGCAAGCTCAGCCTGGTGGCGCATTTGAACGAGAAGCGGCTCATCACCGACCTCGATCCCGCCTGTATCGATTAAATGAAACTTACGGTTCAACCACTCACCCGTCCCATAAATGCGGTCGCGTGTTACCCCCGGTTTATCATCGACGATCGACACGCGATCTCCGATAATCCGGTTAAAAATCGTGGATTTCCCAATATTCGGGCGGCCTACGATGGCCACTGCTGGAATTCCCATATAAACACCTCTCTAACTTTCATTCAATAACTGATCGTTTCTAATTGCAACTGTACTATCATATCACAGCGCTATTTCCGTGACCATACAAAAAGAAGCGGGAGTCTGGCTCCCGCTTGAACGACCGTCTTATTTAGAATCGTCCGAGGTCTCTTCTCCTGTCAATTCAGAGACAGAGAACCCTCCTTGGTCACTATACTCGTCAAGCAGCGATTGGTCCGCGTCTTCACGCGTCGAATCACTCGACTCGAGCGCACGCATCGAGAGTGAGATTTTCTTCTCATCAAGATGGACATCGAGCACTTTCACTTTCACGTCTTGGCCTTCTGACAACACTTCAGACGGCGTCGCGATGTGTCGGTTCGCAATCTGCGAAATGTGCAGCAAACCTTCGACTTGCGGCGCGACTTCGACGAAAGCACCGAACGTCACGAGACGTTTGACTTTCCCGTCGATCACGTCGCCCGGTTGAATTTTACCTTCCACCGATTCCCACGGTCCAGGTTGCGTCTCTTTGATCGACAACTTCACTTTCTCGTTGTCGAGGTCAAGTCCAAGCACTTTCACTTTGACTTTGTCTCCTTCAGTGACAACATCGCTCGGTTTCTCTACCCGGCTATGGGCCATTTCCGAAATGTGGACGAGTCCGTCGACGCCGCCGATATCGACGAATGCACCGAAATCAGTGAGACGTTGAACCGTCCCTTCGATGATTTGACCGACCTCGAGCGATTCGAGCGTCTCCGCTTTCTTCGCGCTCATTTCAGCTTCAGCAACCGCTTTATGCGACAAGATGACGCGATTTTTCTCGCGGTCAATCTCGACGACTTTAACCGTAATCGGTTTATTCAAGTAGGATGAGAAGTCTTCGACAAAGTGGTTTTCTACGAGCGAAGCCGGGATAAATCCACGGATACCGATGTCAACGACAAGACCACCTTTGACCTTGTCTTTTACCATGACCTCGAACACTTCGCCAGATTCGAATTTCTCGACGATTTGATCCCAAGCTGCCTCGGCATCCACGTCTTTCTTCGAAACGACCACCTCTTCGTCCGTGACCTTTTTCACTTTGACACGGATTTCGTCGTTAACATGGAGTGATTCGTTTAAATCGTCTAAATGCATGCTTGATACTTCGCTGATTGGTAAAATTGCCTCGGTCTTATAACCGATATCGATCAATGCTTGTTTGTCCTCGATTTTGACGACAGTACCGGTCACAATTTGACCTCGATTAATCTCAAAATCAGGCATATCTTTCATTTCTTCGACCATTCCAACACTACCCCCTCACGATGAGTACAAAAAGGAACGCCCTAAGGCGCTTACACCTAGTATAAACTTCTTATAATTCGAAAGATTTGTCAAGGTGTTATCAGGTTAGTTCCTTTCCTGGCGCGAGATTAAACCTGAAATTAACGAACGTTCCGTGAATGCTGCATGTACAAATCACCGATCGTCGCCATAATCAAATCGGCCGCGTTTTGAGCACTCGCCTTCTCCGCTTTTAGCCCGCTCAAGTCGACTGGCTTGCCGATCACGACTTTAAGCTTCGAACGGAACTTATATGTGCCGATGATGGCTACCGGAAGCACCGACGCGTCCGAGCGGAGCGCAAAGAACCCGACTCCGGCCTGGGCTTTTCCGAGCGTCCCGTCTTTCGAGCGTGTCCCTTCCGGAAAGATCGAGATGACCTCGTCTTCCTTCAACTTTTGCAAGACGACACGGAGTGCCTGGCGGTCGCCTTCTCCGCGTGACACAGGGATTTGACCAGCGCGGTTCAAGATATGTTTCAATACCGGGACTTCAAACAACTCTTTCTTCGCAAAGAAGCGGAGCTGGCGTTGTTTCGGCATCGCCCCGGCGAGAAGTACCGGGTCCCAGTTCGATTGATGGTTTGAACAGACGATCATCGACCCGTCGAGCGGGACGTTTTCCCGTCCGATATATTCGACGCGGAAACTCAACCGGCGAATGATATTGACGACGCCCACCGCGAGACGATACATGCCGAACGGCCCATTGTTGAGTGGTCTCATCGTTCAATCACCTGCTTCATCAATTGCTCGATCGCCTCGACGACCCCGTCGATCGACAACTCGGTCGTGTCGAGATAGTGCGCGTCGTCCGCTTGGCGAAGCGGAGCGACCTCTCGTTCCGAGTCGCGCTTGTCGCGGAGGGCAATCTCAAGCTGTAACTGTCCGAGGTCGCTCGGCAACCCTTTCGCCACGTTCTCTTCGTGGCGACGGCGGGCCCGTTCTTCGACCGTCGCCGTCATGAACACTTTCAAATCGGCTGACGGCAAAACGTGGGTCCCGATATCGCGGCCGTCCATGACGATTCCGCCTTTACTCGCGAGGTCGCGCTGTAAATCCATGAGGGCAGCCCGTACTTCCGGCTGGCGTGCGACGAAACTGACGTTGTTCGTCACTTCGCTCGTCCGGATGACGTCGGTCACTTCGTCGGCGCCGTCGAACACACGTTGTCCGTTCTCGGACGGGACGAGCCGTAAATCCATGTTGCCGATCATCTCGGCGAGTTTCGGCCCGTCTTCGAGACCGACCCCGTCTCTGAGGGCACGATACGTGACGGCACGATAAATCGCACCCGTATCGATATAGACATACCCTAGTTTTTTAGCGAGCGTTTTCGCGATCGTACTCTTCCCGGCTCCGGCCGGTCCATCTAATGCAATCTGTAACGGTTTATTCATAAAAATTGGGTATCGGCTCATCCCGATACCCGCCTCCTCTCGGTCATTTGTTCCGAGAACATCATACCAGTTTTTTAACGTGAAGAAAATACAGAGCCCGTCCGTTTTCTCGCTTCGAGCTGGGCCCGGAAGCAATAACGTAAAATCGTTTCCTGGTCCCGGTGCGATAATTCTTCGAAACGAAGCGACAACTCTTGTTTCGCCGCCTGTTCGTGAATCCGTACGAGGCGGCTCTTGACGCGGAACGTCTGCAGCACGCCCCGGTCATCATTAATATGGAACGTGACGATGATGGCCTCGTCGACCGCGACCGGGGCTCGATTGGAGATGATGCGCATACCGCCGGCCGACACGTCGAGCGACGTCGTCTCAAACGATGGGAACGCCTGGCCGTCCTCGGCGGATACGGTCACATTGATCATTTCAGGGACACGTAAATATTCACGGCGCTGCACGCGCTTGATTTTCTTTTCATCCGGCATCGGGAATGCATAGCGAAGCGTCAGTTGCGCATCGCTCACCCGTCTCGTTACGACCGTATCAAACGCATAGAGCTGCTCTTCTCCTACGAAGAAATAGACACGCATCGATTCGTCTTCGTGCAAGAAAAACGTCTTTAAGGTATCCGTCTCACTCGGGGACTCAATCCAGACGACTTGGTCGTTGATAGCCGCGATTTTTGTCTTTCCTTCTTTTCTCCCTTCGACTTCTACCCGTAACTCTTGTCCTACTTTTAACATGAAACGATTCCCCTTTTATTCTATTTGTACTGGCGATGGTTGGAGCGATTGGCGGTCCGCACGAGCAAAAGCGCGACCATCCAAAGAACGACGATGTAGACGACAGCCGGCACTTTGTTCATCGGTTCGACGAGCAAGATATAGTCGAACATGCCATGCAACAATGTCGCCGCCATGACAGCGGTGAACAGCCAAAACCGCTCGTGGTTGGAATGTTTGGCACGGCCGAGACAAAACCCCATGACGACGGCGAACAGCGCGTGGCCGCTCACCGGCAACACAGCACGCCAAATGGCGATTTCAATCGAGTCGTACACCCATAAATATAGAAAATTCTCTAACGTGGCAAAGCCGAGTGAGCAGGCGACCGCATAGAGAATCCCGTCGTAGTAATCATCAAAGACTTTATGTATGTATATTGTATAATAAATCATGAACCACTTAAAAAACTCTTCTAATAGCGCGGTGGCCACGAACGCCTTCCAAAACGGGCCCACGAGCACCCCTTCTTCCACGAACGCATACTGCACGAACATGATCGGAAAGACGAGAATGGCCCCGGCGATGAACGAACGGATCACATAGCCGAGCGGTTCCGCTTCCAATTCATGCCGGAGATAGAAGTAGGAAAGAAGGGCGAACCCTGGCGCAACCGCAGACAAGGCGATTGCAATCATGATGCATCTCTCCTTTCTCACGTTAAGCATACACTGAAATAGAGGAAAGAAAAAGTAGGTCGCGACTAGAAATTGGAAGAAACGAACAAAAAAGTTGGAGGTCTGTTTATGAACCATTTATTACTGATCCACACTGGCGGCACAATCGCCATGTCTCAATCGGGGTCGGGACATGTCATGCCGAGCG
This sequence is a window from Exiguobacterium mexicanum. Protein-coding genes within it:
- the ndk gene encoding nucleoside-diphosphate kinase, whose amino-acid sequence is MEKTFLMVKPDGVKRGLIGEIISRFEQKGYTLNRLELLTPSVEVAQSHYAEHKEKPFFGELVDFLTSGPVVAMEWEGENIVAVSRLMIGKTNPLDAQPGTIRGDLASTMSQNVIHGSDSVESAERELSLWFATEASHV
- a CDS encoding polyprenyl synthetase family protein, which produces MSLKRLYRHMNREIEQIDRFLSTRVQTDHPVIEAASKQLLDAGGKRIRPAFVLLSAGFGQTKDIRLTKVAASLELIHMASLVHDDVIDDATLRRGKPTVMERYDERVAMYTGNTLFGEAIRLVSEIDSPDVMQIMAETMELICVGEINQIQDQYDWAQSPKRYLDRIARKTALLIETSCAAGAVVSGASPDVVKQLRLFGYDIGMAFQMTDDLLDFTAKSFQLGKPVGEDLKHGHKTLPLFYSAENPEFFDRLQQVSHSSDYALTHTLVREVQRNGTLERSQRTIDRYVNRAIRRLDGLPDVVDKRSLIEIAEYIGKRKW
- a CDS encoding demethylmenaquinone methyltransferase; its protein translation is MQPKEKEQKVYDVFQSISPSYDTMNSIISFRLHKWWRKATMRRMQVFPGAKCLDVCCGTADWTIQLAEAAGNTGVVKGLDFSENMLAVGQEKVEEYPTIELIHGNAMALPFGDHSFDYVTIGFGLRNVPDYMTVLREMHRVLKPGGTVVCLETSQPTAPLFSELYRFYFGSVMPLFGKVFAGSYDQYKWLQESTDQFPDRLTLKRMFETAGFEQVEVKAFSGGACAMHLGKKW
- a CDS encoding heptaprenyl diphosphate synthase component 1 encodes the protein MEQMTYETVVTDLARQIEERMTHPYLTRHEIVPAVDMPLLRWMVEMIEIESNQQRQLVLATYFAHQALELHDQVKDSPNGSLERQLKVLAGDYASAQFYKILALFPADYSNCFGRTVQLVNGAKCTLALDADVPVTTWMEANFGLIKTFSEVIGQAYLTAYGKTIIERKAAELRQEQREQLSTLLAHAVA
- a CDS encoding HU family DNA-binding protein, whose translation is MNKTELIQAVAEKANVSKKEATQVVEATFESITEALQNGDKIQLIGFGTFEVRERAARKGRNPRTKEDIEIPASKVPAFKAGKALKDAVK
- a CDS encoding DUF2768 family protein; translated protein: MTPSLIKMWISFAGIGAFAIAALMVAISHTKLSGWFAALVRVIAFVIFLFGTIIMIYVVASGPTGG
- a CDS encoding NAD(P)H-dependent glycerol-3-phosphate dehydrogenase — its product is MAKVAVIGAGSWGTALSLVLADNGHDVLLYGREEEHVHEINTDHTNSTYLKDAPLPTSIRATTDLAEAVAGRSIVFLVVPSSAIRPVSRELNALLTEPAVLVHAAKGIEPKTHKRLSEIIAEEIDPAKRRAIGVLTGPTHAEEVAVRKLTTITIACEDLDVADEIQELLTNDQFRVYLNSDVIGAEYGGALKNIIALAAGMTDGLGYGDNAKAALMTRGIVEIARLGVKLGANPASFSGLTGIGDLIVTATSQHSRNWRAGNAIGRGEKLEDVLGHMGMVVEGVRACEAAHTLAREAGVEMPITEALYNVLFEGKSPHDEVQKLMRRPQKHEMEEVFHFEGGEEQRD
- the der gene encoding ribosome biogenesis GTPase Der gives rise to the protein MGIPAVAIVGRPNIGKSTIFNRIIGDRVSIVDDKPGVTRDRIYGTGEWLNRKFHLIDTGGIEVGDEPLLVQMRHQAELAIDEADVIIFMVNGREGITAADEEVANLLFRSNKPIVLAVNKVDNFEMRELMYEFYSLGFGDPFPISGTHGLGLGDLLDKVLDLAPDKDDYEYNEEVIQFSLIGRPNVGKSSLTNAILGEERVIVSDIAGTTRDAIDTPFTRDGQEYVIIDTAGMRKRGKVYESTERYSVMRAQKAIERSNVVLVVIDGEEGIIEQDKRVAGLAHEAGKAIVLVVNKWDAVDKDDKTMKKMEEKIRKEFLFLDYAPIVFLSALTSKRLQTLLPVIKEVAESHRRRISTSVLNDVIVDAVAMNPTPTDKGQRLKINYATQVAIEPPTFVLFVNDPELLHFSYKRYLDNQIRRAFDFTGTPIHIVARQKN
- the rpsA gene encoding 30S ribosomal protein S1, giving the protein MVEEMKDMPDFEINRGQIVTGTVVKIEDKQALIDIGYKTEAILPISEVSSMHLDDLNESLHVNDEIRVKVKKVTDEEVVVSKKDVDAEAAWDQIVEKFESGEVFEVMVKDKVKGGLVVDIGIRGFIPASLVENHFVEDFSSYLNKPITVKVVEIDREKNRVILSHKAVAEAEMSAKKAETLESLEVGQIIEGTVQRLTDFGAFVDIGGVDGLVHISEMAHSRVEKPSDVVTEGDKVKVKVLGLDLDNEKVKLSIKETQPGPWESVEGKIQPGDVIDGKVKRLVTFGAFVEVAPQVEGLLHISQIANRHIATPSEVLSEGQDVKVKVLDVHLDEKKISLSMRALESSDSTREDADQSLLDEYSDQGGFSVSELTGEETSDDSK
- a CDS encoding lysophospholipid acyltransferase family protein → MRPLNNGPFGMYRLAVGVVNIIRRLSFRVEYIGRENVPLDGSMIVCSNHQSNWDPVLLAGAMPKQRQLRFFAKKELFEVPVLKHILNRAGQIPVSRGEGDRQALRVVLQKLKEDEVISIFPEGTRSKDGTLGKAQAGVGFFALRSDASVLPVAIIGTYKFRSKLKVVIGKPVDLSGLKAEKASAQNAADLIMATIGDLYMQHSRNVR
- the cmk gene encoding (d)CMP kinase, which produces MNKPLQIALDGPAGAGKSTIAKTLAKKLGYVYIDTGAIYRAVTYRALRDGVGLEDGPKLAEMIGNMDLRLVPSENGQRVFDGADEVTDVIRTSEVTNNVSFVARQPEVRAALMDLQRDLASKGGIVMDGRDIGTHVLPSADLKVFMTATVEERARRRHEENVAKGLPSDLGQLQLEIALRDKRDSEREVAPLRQADDAHYLDTTELSIDGVVEAIEQLMKQVIER
- a CDS encoding flagellar brake protein, with translation MLKVGQELRVEVEGRKEGKTKIAAINDQVVWIESPSETDTLKTFFLHEDESMRVYFFVGEEQLYAFDTVVTRRVSDAQLTLRYAFPMPDEKKIKRVQRREYLRVPEMINVTVSAEDGQAFPSFETTSLDVSAGGMRIISNRAPVAVDEAIIVTFHINDDRGVLQTFRVKSRLVRIHEQAAKQELSLRFEELSHRDQETILRYCFRAQLEARKRTGSVFSSR
- the prsW gene encoding glutamic-type intramembrane protease PrsW; the protein is MIAIALSAVAPGFALLSYFYLRHELEAEPLGYVIRSFIAGAILVFPIMFVQYAFVEEGVLVGPFWKAFVATALLEEFFKWFMIYYTIYIHKVFDDYYDGILYAVACSLGFATLENFLYLWVYDSIEIAIWRAVLPVSGHALFAVVMGFCLGRAKHSNHERFWLFTAVMAATLLHGMFDYILLVEPMNKVPAVVYIVVLWMVALLLVRTANRSNHRQYK